The Dendropsophus ebraccatus isolate aDenEbr1 chromosome 11, aDenEbr1.pat, whole genome shotgun sequence genomic interval acattgctaatgtggtaaatgactattctagctgcaaatgtctggtttttggtgcaatatctacataggtgtatagagacccatttccagcaactatcactccagtgttctaatggtacaatgtgtttgctcattggctcagaaggctaattgatgattagaaaaccctcgtccaatcatgttcacacatctgaaaacagtctagctcgttacagaagctacaaaactgaccttcctttgagcagattgagtttctgcagcatcacatttgtggggtcaattaaacgctcaaaatggccagaaaaagaaaactttcatctgaaactcgacagtctattcttgttcttcgaaatgaaggctattccatgcgagaaattgctaagaaattgaagatttcctacaacggtgtgtactactcccttcagaggacagcacaaacaggctctaaccagagtaaaaaaaagaagtgggaggccgcgttgcacaactaagcatgaagataagcacattagagtctctagtttgagaaacagacgcctcacaggtccccaactggcatcttcattaaatagtacccgcaaaacaccagtgtcaacatctacagtgaagaggcggctgcaggattttgggcttcagggcagagtggcaaagaaaaagccatatctgagactggccaataaaagaaaaagattaagatgggcaaaagaacacagacattggacagaggaagactggaaaaaagtgttgtggacagatgaatccaagtttgaggtgtttcgatcacaaagaagaacgtttgcgAGACGCaggacaaatgaaaagatgctggaagaatgcctgacgccatctgttaagcatggtggaggtaatgtgatggtctggggttgctttggtgctggtaaggtgggagatttgtacagggtaaaagggattctgaataaggaaggctatcactctgcaatgccatgccatacccagtggacagcgcttgtttggagccaatttcatcctacaacaggacaatgaccctaaacacacctgcaaattgtgcaagaactatttacagcagaagcaggcagctggtattctatcataggtaatggagtggccagcgcagtcaccagatctgaaccccattgagctgttgtgggagcagcttgaccgtatggtacgccagaagtgcccatccaaccaatccaacttgtgggagctgcttctagaagcgtggggggcaatttctccagcttacctgaacagattaatagctagaatgccaaaggtgtgcaatgctgtaattgctgcaaaaggaggattctttgacgaaagcaaagtgtgatgtaaaagcaatgttattttaaatacaaatcattatttctaaccttgtcaatgtcttgactctattttctattcatttcacaacgtatggtggtgaataagtgtgacttttcatagaaaacacaaaattgtttgggtgaccccaaacttttgaacagtagtgtatcaAAACTTACTTTTGAGcgaaatacctctttaaaaacATAAGGCAAGAAAGACCAGGTGGGGTCTCTGCCCATCACGACCGAcactctataagggaggggggaaggtatTGAGGGGAGGGAGTTACAGAAAGTGGGGGAGGCACAAGATACATCATAGAGACAGTTTTGTGAGGGATAGAACATAACATGGACAGATTGGTATGCAATTGCTAAAATTGTAAACTGAATACACTGGGCAATACCCATTGCTAGTGAAGGACTGGCAGAGACAAAGGAGAAATGAGGGGAGAGGGgaattggggtatgttcacactaaaaaaTAGACAAGGAGTTGCAAGTGGAATCCGTGCTGCAGGTGCCTTTTAAAATTCTGCCAGTCCAATTGATTCAATGTGATCTCTCAAGCACaatctgctctccactcaaagaactgaCCTGAAATTCCATGCCAActctatagtgtgaacatacccttaaatggTACGAGACGATTAGAGGGCACAAGGCCACAGAGAAGGATGCTGTGGTTGTACAGGAAGATGATGGGGCATGCATAAGCAATTGTTGCTGAGTCAAAGTAGAGAAAAGACGAATTCAAGAAATATACAAGCTTGGATGAAAGGATTAAAGGAGAGGGCAGAATCAGCAAGATGAAAGTGCGATGTGAAGAATGGGAGCAATCACATTGTAACATATGAAAAAAATACTTCTATACTGCAGAATTGTTCTAGTGAATTTAACTCCAGCAATTCACTGTATTTGTACATCAGATAGATGGATGAATTCTTCAGCTTGACTCTAAGGCCCCATCTAGTGGCTGATATTGTAAAGAGCAAGGGGAGGAGGTGTGAGCCTCTCTGTTCTCTCTCTTTTTCAGCCAATAATGAGCGTCTGCCCCCTTTTGAACTGCAGATGTTGTCTGACTGGAAACAAAGGTATAAATATAACCTGAGGGCCAGGCAGAGGAGGAACAGCATAGTATCTGTCTGGCTTCATTTAAAGGCAGAACAGCAGAAGCAAGAGCAACCAATGCAGCCAGGGAGCTGTCAGGTTGCATCTGCCTCCACATCCCCATGGCTTGTTTAGATAAGTGTCATTGTTCTGTAGACAACAGGAGACACAGCAGTATCCTATACAACATCCTAAAGAATGAGGAGCACAAGGAATCACAcaaaggaaagaaggaagaacACACAGGAGGCTATGGACAAGGCTGTTCTTGTGGGTCCCAGAAAAAAGTCAGCCTTAAGAGCCCCCAGGTCACCTGCAAAGCTGCCTCAGCAGTGTTAGTAAAGACTCTAAGGTTTGTCAAGAGCCTGCCCTGCTTCCAGGAGCTGCCCCTGGCTGatcagctgctgctggtcaggagCTGCTGGGCTCCTCTACTGGTGCTGGGACTGGCACAGGACAAGGTGGATTTTGAAACAGTTGAACAATCAGAACCAAGTATGTTACAAAGGATATTAACTAACAGACAAGGAGCAGAGAGGAAGCTGCACCAAGACCATCAAGAGACATTACTCCTGGGGAATaacctgcagcagcagcagcatcaccaTAAAGTCACCCAGCTGCCCACAGCCACAGAGATCAGGTGGATCAAGGAGTTCTTAG includes:
- the NR0B1 gene encoding nuclear receptor subfamily 0 group B member 1, with protein sequence MACLDKCHCSVDNRRHSSILYNILKNEEHKESHKGKKEEHTGGYGQGCSCGSQKKVSLKSPQVTCKAASAVLVKTLRFVKSLPCFQELPLADQLLLVRSCWAPLLVLGLAQDKVDFETVEQSEPSMLQRILTNRQGAERKLHQDHQETLLLGNNLQQQQHHHKVTQLPTATEIRWIKEFLEKCWGLGISNKEYAYLKGIVLFNSDLPGLHCARYIQGLQQEAHQALNEHVKMIQRWDHSRFTKLIIVLSLLRSINANAIAELFFRPIIGSVNMDDMLLEMLGAKI